Proteins encoded together in one Aerosakkonema funiforme FACHB-1375 window:
- a CDS encoding PAS domain S-box protein, whose amino-acid sequence MDLVSDLVIALAYYSIAAMSIYFVWHRRDVPYSWMFGLEIFRKESQRQAGCLPHKNFWRCLLFGGLIICDGTTHIMDVWMLWHPIYWLSLSIKAITAIVSTWIAIELMSLLNKAPALPRSAQVETTNPQLEKKPLDRQGVEESNTELATALERLEQEIVSRREIEKFLWQSEACNQALLRAIPDLMFRVAKDGTYLDCPDTRSFEPLIPRSELRGKKVDEVLPPDVAQQAMHSIEQALSTSKLQIFEYRLAINDRQQDFEARIAVSGAEEVLVLVRDITDRKQTEAALRESEERFRKIFEEGPLGMAISNSNYRFLKVNAQFCQIVGYTQEELTALSYFDITYPDDLQKNIEVVQQLNSGKIAFFSVEKRYVKKDGQLVWVDLTVSLIRDRDGNFLHYLGMVQDITDRKLAEQALRQSEERFRTSVENMLDGFGIYTAVRNEQGEITDFVVEYVNAAACASNGITKEEQIGKLLCEMFPAHRTIGLFAEYCQVVETGKPLVKESLYYEDAFADRQYKGAFDIRVVKLSDGFAACWRDITERKQAELLLYSHEQQFKALVENAPDIITRFDRQLRHVYINPVIERAAGVSAKTFIGKTHKDLGMPPELVERWQQTLHWVFETGEETIDEFEYSTPSGSRWFQSRIVPELIVDGKVEFVLAIARDITLAKQTEAEIKASAQRLLTVIETVGEGITLSDRSGGFEIFNSKMEEITGYTQAEANCCGDFLAVLYPDPSDYQKAQANLAALTEQGEVRNLETTIQTKAATQKTLLVSTTLVQHQHQVLFLSVYRDITKRKQSEQALRESEERFRQLAENINQIFWMISPNTHELLYVSPAYEKIWGRTLESLYERPESWLEIVSSEDGERVESAVKNRMVAYPYLNEEFRIVRSDGEIRWIWARTFPIRNEEGEIYRIAGIAEDITERKRAETEIFYALAKEKELNELKSRFVSMTSHEFRTPLTTIQSAAELLEYYGHKWTEEERLEQLHFIQSAVKQMTNLLNDVLVIGRAEAGGLNFNPAPLDLTNFCRNLIAEMQLSYPPDRKILFVNNYPEFAKEKNTDLPLFDENLLRQILANLLSNAIKYSPQGSRIKFTLSCENGEAVFEIQDRGIGIPMEDRPRLFEFFYRASNAGSVAGTGLGLAIVKKCVDLHGGQIAVYSQQGVGTTFKVYLPIHI is encoded by the coding sequence ATGGACTTAGTATCGGACTTGGTAATAGCGCTGGCATACTATTCAATTGCGGCCATGTCCATCTATTTCGTCTGGCACCGCCGGGATGTCCCCTACTCATGGATGTTCGGATTAGAAATCTTCAGAAAAGAATCTCAAAGGCAGGCAGGATGCCTACCCCACAAGAATTTTTGGAGATGTCTATTGTTTGGAGGCTTGATTATCTGTGACGGTACGACGCACATAATGGATGTGTGGATGCTGTGGCATCCTATCTATTGGCTCTCCCTGAGCATAAAAGCTATAACAGCGATCGTTTCTACCTGGATAGCGATCGAATTGATGTCATTGTTGAATAAAGCGCCAGCATTACCCAGATCTGCACAAGTAGAGACAACAAATCCCCAACTGGAGAAAAAGCCTCTCGATCGCCAGGGGGTTGAAGAAAGCAACACCGAATTAGCGACTGCCCTTGAGCGGTTGGAGCAAGAAATTGTCAGCCGCAGGGAAATAGAGAAGTTCCTCTGGCAAAGCGAAGCTTGCAATCAAGCTTTGCTAAGAGCCATACCGGACTTGATGTTTCGCGTCGCCAAAGATGGTACTTATTTAGATTGCCCGGACACAAGAAGCTTCGAGCCATTGATACCTCGCAGCGAGTTGCGAGGTAAAAAAGTTGATGAGGTGCTGCCTCCAGATGTAGCGCAACAGGCAATGCACTCTATAGAACAAGCGTTATCAACGAGCAAGCTGCAAATTTTTGAGTATCGCTTGGCAATTAACGACCGACAACAAGATTTTGAGGCGCGGATCGCGGTAAGCGGTGCGGAGGAAGTGTTGGTTTTGGTGCGAGATATTACCGATCGCAAGCAAACAGAAGCAGCACTGCGAGAAAGTGAAGAACGCTTCCGCAAAATTTTTGAGGAAGGGCCGCTGGGTATGGCTATCTCGAACTCTAATTATCGCTTTCTGAAAGTGAATGCACAGTTTTGTCAAATAGTTGGCTACACTCAGGAGGAATTAACCGCGCTTTCCTATTTCGATATTACTTATCCAGACGATCTTCAGAAAAATATAGAAGTTGTGCAGCAACTGAATAGCGGAAAAATAGCTTTTTTCAGCGTTGAAAAAAGATATGTGAAGAAAGACGGACAGCTTGTCTGGGTGGATTTAACAGTATCTCTGATTCGAGATAGGGATGGAAATTTTCTGCATTATCTGGGAATGGTGCAAGATATCACCGATCGCAAGCTGGCAGAACAAGCGCTACGACAAAGTGAAGAACGATTCCGCACATCGGTTGAGAATATGTTGGACGGTTTTGGTATTTATACTGCTGTTCGCAACGAACAAGGAGAAATTACAGACTTTGTAGTAGAGTATGTCAACGCTGCCGCTTGTGCAAGTAACGGCATAACGAAGGAGGAACAAATTGGCAAGCTGCTTTGTGAAATGTTCCCCGCGCATCGAACAATAGGGCTGTTTGCGGAATACTGCCAAGTTGTGGAAACGGGGAAACCATTAGTCAAAGAATCGCTATATTACGAAGATGCGTTTGCCGATCGACAGTATAAGGGAGCTTTTGATATTCGTGTGGTTAAACTCAGCGATGGTTTTGCGGCTTGTTGGCGCGATATCACCGAACGCAAGCAAGCTGAGCTATTGCTATACAGCCACGAACAACAGTTCAAGGCGTTGGTGGAAAATGCGCCGGATATTATTACTAGATTCGATCGACAATTGCGGCACGTCTATATCAACCCCGTGATAGAACGAGCGGCTGGAGTTTCAGCCAAAACATTTATCGGCAAAACTCATAAAGATTTGGGAATGCCTCCAGAATTAGTCGAGCGATGGCAACAAACCCTACATTGGGTTTTTGAGACGGGTGAGGAGACGATTGACGAATTCGAGTATTCGACACCTTCAGGATCGAGATGGTTTCAATCGCGAATTGTACCGGAATTAATAGTTGATGGTAAAGTTGAATTTGTGCTGGCGATCGCTCGCGATATCACTCTTGCTAAGCAGACAGAGGCAGAAATCAAAGCGAGCGCTCAGCGATTGCTCACGGTGATCGAAACGGTTGGCGAAGGAATCACTCTTAGCGATCGATCCGGGGGATTTGAAATTTTCAATTCCAAAATGGAGGAAATCACAGGTTATACCCAGGCAGAAGCCAACTGTTGCGGCGATTTTTTGGCTGTGTTATATCCCGATCCCTCAGACTACCAGAAGGCGCAAGCTAACCTAGCCGCACTTACCGAACAGGGGGAAGTTCGCAACTTGGAAACCACGATTCAAACCAAAGCGGCAACGCAAAAGACGCTGCTGGTATCTACCACGCTTGTGCAACATCAGCATCAAGTTCTTTTCTTGAGCGTGTATCGCGACATCACAAAACGCAAACAATCAGAGCAAGCGCTGCGAGAGAGCGAAGAGCGATTCCGCCAGTTAGCGGAAAATATAAATCAGATTTTTTGGATGATTTCGCCAAATACACACGAGTTACTTTATGTCAGTCCTGCCTACGAAAAAATTTGGGGTCGCACTCTAGAGAGTTTGTACGAGCGACCGGAATCTTGGTTAGAGATCGTTAGCTCTGAAGATGGGGAGCGCGTAGAAAGCGCCGTTAAGAATAGAATGGTAGCATATCCTTATCTTAACGAAGAGTTTCGCATTGTGCGATCGGATGGGGAGATTCGCTGGATATGGGCTCGTACCTTTCCGATCCGCAACGAAGAAGGAGAAATTTACCGCATTGCCGGAATCGCAGAAGATATCACCGAACGCAAGCGGGCCGAAACAGAAATTTTTTATGCTCTAGCGAAGGAAAAAGAACTCAACGAATTGAAATCCCGCTTTGTTTCTATGACTTCTCATGAATTCCGCACGCCATTAACTACCATCCAATCTGCTGCCGAATTGCTGGAATACTACGGTCATAAATGGACTGAAGAGGAACGACTAGAACAACTGCATTTTATCCAAAGTGCTGTTAAACAAATGACCAATTTATTAAATGATGTTTTAGTTATCGGTAGAGCAGAAGCAGGAGGACTGAACTTTAACCCAGCACCCCTTGACTTAACAAATTTTTGCCGGAATTTGATCGCAGAAATGCAGCTAAGCTATCCTCCCGATCGAAAAATTTTATTTGTGAACAATTACCCAGAGTTTGCCAAGGAAAAGAATACTGATTTGCCCTTATTTGATGAAAACTTGTTGCGGCAAATTCTGGCAAATTTACTTTCTAATGCTATTAAATATTCGCCGCAAGGCAGCCGGATTAAATTTACCCTTAGCTGCGAAAATGGTGAAGCGGTCTTTGAGATTCAAGATCGAGGGATTGGTATTCCGATGGAAGATCGGCCTCGTCTGTTTGAGTTTTTCTATCGAGCTAGCAACGCAGGCAGTGTAGCTGGAACTGGTTTGGGTCTGGCCATTGTAAAAAAATGTGTAGATTTACACGGAGGCCAGATCGCAGTGTATAGTCAACAGGGAGTCGGTACGACATTTAAAGTATATCTGCCTATTCATATCTGA
- a CDS encoding EAL domain-containing response regulator yields MKKILVIEDDLPVRSNLVKLLGAEGFEVIGADNGILGVQLAQTHMPDLIVCDVMMSKLDGYGVLTLLRQNRNTAKIPFIFLSAKADRTEVRQGMNLGADDYVTKPFTRSELLGAIAARLQRQADIIYNSTAAQPLIEEGFNELKNNLHIALARGEFQAYYQPQIELQTGRIMGAEVLLRWHHPERGFVSPREFIPLAEETGSIVPIGEWILSTACKQARLWQSKQKECTCFPPFRVAVNLSARQFHQANLRDRIVQILAETGLEPSYLELELTESTIVQDPQAAIQTLNSLKELGVQISIDDFGTGYSSLSYLKIFPLDTLKIDQIFVRNITNDSKNAAITKAIIQMAHSLNFKALAEGVETEAELTFLYENRCDAVQGYLFSPPVSAEKLEELLIANKQLFPHPQIPPSQKVENNHLLGTCRSGGIGN; encoded by the coding sequence ATGAAAAAGATTCTCGTAATAGAAGACGATCTGCCAGTAAGATCTAACCTGGTCAAACTTCTTGGCGCTGAAGGTTTTGAGGTGATTGGCGCAGACAATGGCATATTGGGAGTGCAGTTAGCACAGACGCATATGCCAGACTTGATTGTATGCGACGTAATGATGTCTAAGCTGGATGGCTACGGCGTACTGACTTTGCTGCGCCAAAACCGCAACACGGCAAAGATTCCGTTCATTTTTCTCAGTGCTAAAGCCGATCGCACGGAGGTACGCCAAGGTATGAATTTGGGAGCGGATGATTATGTAACGAAGCCGTTTACGAGATCGGAATTGTTGGGTGCGATCGCAGCTAGATTGCAAAGGCAGGCAGATATAATATATAACTCTACCGCAGCACAACCGCTGATAGAAGAAGGATTTAATGAGTTAAAAAATAACTTGCATATCGCCTTGGCAAGAGGGGAATTTCAGGCATACTATCAACCCCAGATAGAGCTGCAAACCGGACGCATAATGGGCGCAGAAGTATTGTTACGTTGGCACCATCCAGAAAGGGGGTTTGTTTCTCCTAGAGAATTTATACCCCTAGCAGAAGAAACAGGCTCGATCGTACCTATTGGAGAATGGATTTTAAGCACAGCTTGCAAACAAGCCAGATTGTGGCAGAGCAAACAAAAAGAATGCACCTGCTTTCCGCCTTTCAGGGTAGCTGTCAACCTATCAGCTCGTCAATTTCATCAAGCCAATCTTAGGGACAGAATTGTCCAAATACTAGCAGAAACAGGTCTAGAACCCAGTTATCTGGAATTAGAACTGACAGAAAGTACAATTGTGCAAGATCCACAAGCGGCGATTCAAACATTAAATAGTTTGAAAGAGCTAGGAGTTCAGATATCGATCGATGATTTTGGTACTGGTTATTCTTCATTAAGCTATTTGAAAATATTTCCTCTGGACACGCTCAAAATCGACCAAATATTTGTCCGCAACATTACTAACGATTCTAAAAACGCAGCAATTACTAAAGCAATAATTCAAATGGCTCACAGCTTGAATTTCAAGGCGCTCGCGGAAGGTGTGGAAACAGAAGCAGAGCTAACTTTCCTGTATGAAAATAGGTGCGATGCAGTGCAAGGCTATCTATTCAGTCCACCAGTGTCGGCTGAAAAGTTAGAGGAGTTACTAATTGCCAATAAGCAGCTGTTTCCTCATCCCCAAATACCTCCTTCCCAAAAAGTAGAAAATAATCATTTACTTGGAACTTGTCGATCGGGTGGAATAGGGAATTAG
- a CDS encoding DUF3574 domain-containing protein, translating to MLNKVKYIALVALVLQLSACAYPHVTAQSPQSQTVNAGGNLFVKDELYFGLSKPGGTVTEIEWQSFLSRVITPRFPEGLTVVDAYGQYLNKKNQLSKEKTKLVILIYEESQVKNRSIEEIIAKYKQEFQQESVLRVTGSVKAFF from the coding sequence ATGTTAAACAAAGTAAAATATATTGCGCTTGTGGCTTTAGTTTTGCAACTTTCTGCCTGCGCTTATCCCCATGTTACCGCTCAATCTCCTCAAAGCCAAACTGTCAATGCTGGCGGCAATCTTTTTGTTAAAGATGAATTGTATTTTGGCTTGTCAAAACCGGGAGGAACAGTTACAGAGATTGAATGGCAGTCGTTTTTGAGTCGGGTAATTACACCCCGTTTTCCGGAAGGATTAACTGTGGTGGATGCCTACGGACAGTACCTCAATAAAAAAAATCAATTGAGTAAAGAGAAGACTAAGTTAGTAATTTTGATTTACGAAGAGAGTCAGGTAAAAAATCGGTCGATCGAAGAGATTATTGCTAAGTACAAGCAGGAATTCCAGCAAGAATCCGTGCTGCGAGTGACTGGTTCGGTCAAAGCATTTTTCTGA